In Pleurocapsa sp. PCC 7319, the following are encoded in one genomic region:
- a CDS encoding VOC family protein, producing MKTTRCLHTTILVSDLDKAEQFYTQVLGLIKSSKRSLQFSGTWYQIGEHQLHLIVHPNYVSPIINQEKWGRNPHLALAVDNIQQAKVKLESQGYPIQMSASGRPALFTQDPDGNIIELSQI from the coding sequence ATGAAAACTACTCGCTGTCTACATACAACTATTCTGGTTTCAGATCTAGACAAGGCAGAACAATTCTATACTCAGGTTTTGGGTTTAATTAAATCTTCAAAGCGATCGCTTCAATTCTCTGGTACATGGTATCAAATTGGAGAACATCAACTACACCTAATTGTTCATCCTAATTATGTTTCTCCCATAATCAATCAAGAGAAATGGGGAAGAAATCCGCATCTTGCCCTAGCAGTAGATAATATTCAACAAGCGAAAGTCAAATTGGAAAGTCAAGGATATCCTATCCAAATGAGTGCTTCGGGACGCCCTGCTCTATTTACACAAGATCCAGATGGTAACATCATTGAACTTAGTCAAATATAG
- a CDS encoding response regulator yields the protein MSNIKQKQIKTLLVENNQEDAFSLRKKLADTREVRFNLTHVERLEKALQCLQQESFDVVLLDLSLPDSHGLATFLSLEEIVPNLPIVLLTTLNDESLALEAIRQGAQDYLVKEQTTINVLLRSINYAIERMHHVEKLFQSEERLQQINRELEKRVKKCTFELKYQNQELKKLFLLATTDRITGIANRYRLEDFLEREWGDAIRNQVPLSIIMIDIDRFKLYNDTYGHPQGDRCLRQVAQTIDATIKRSKDLVARYGGEEFIVILPNVDIDGAAVVAENIRSQVKALNIAHATSEISDRLTISLGVASTIPAHNSQASNLIMTADRALYFAKQHGRNRIEIYQNQYQN from the coding sequence ATGTCCAATATCAAGCAAAAGCAAATTAAAACTCTGTTAGTTGAGAATAACCAAGAAGATGCATTTTCATTGAGAAAAAAATTAGCCGACACTAGAGAAGTTCGATTCAATTTAACTCACGTTGAAAGACTTGAAAAAGCACTTCAATGTTTACAACAAGAAAGTTTTGATGTTGTTTTGCTCGATCTTAGTTTGCCAGATAGTCATGGATTAGCTACTTTTTTATCGTTAGAAGAAATAGTCCCAAATTTACCGATAGTTCTATTAACAACATTAAACGATGAGTCTTTAGCTCTAGAAGCTATTAGACAAGGAGCTCAAGATTACTTAGTCAAAGAACAAACGACGATAAATGTATTGCTACGTTCGATTAATTATGCTATTGAACGAATGCACCACGTCGAAAAGTTATTTCAAAGTGAAGAACGTTTACAACAAATAAATCGCGAATTAGAAAAACGAGTTAAAAAATGTACTTTTGAACTAAAGTACCAAAATCAGGAACTCAAAAAGCTATTTTTACTGGCTACGACCGACAGAATTACGGGCATTGCTAATCGTTATCGTTTGGAAGATTTTCTGGAGCGGGAATGGGGTGATGCCATCAGAAATCAGGTGCCATTATCGATAATTATGATTGATATTGATCGCTTTAAACTGTATAACGATACCTATGGTCATCCCCAAGGAGATCGATGTTTAAGGCAAGTAGCCCAGACTATTGATGCCACAATCAAACGTTCTAAAGACTTGGTAGCACGTTATGGTGGTGAAGAATTTATCGTAATTTTACCTAATGTTGACATTGATGGTGCCGCGGTAGTTGCTGAAAATATTCGCTCTCAGGTTAAAGCCTTGAATATTGCCCATGCAACTTCAGAAATAAGCGATCGCCTAACAATTAGTTTAGGTGTTGCCAGTACAATTCCTGCACATAATTCTCAAGCTTCAAATTTAATCATGACTGCGGATCGAGCACTCTATTTTGCCAAACAACATGGACGAAATCGCATCGAAATTTATCAAAATCAGTATCAAAACTAG
- the sufB gene encoding Fe-S cluster assembly protein SufB, translated as MSANVKTLVNQPYKYGFVTDIETDTIPRGLSEDVIRLISAKKNEPEFMLEFRLKAYRQWLKMSEPDWPHVEYPAIDYQDIVYYSAPKKKQEKLGSLDDVDPALLETFDKLGIPLSEQKRLGNVAVDAIFDSVSIGTTFKEKLAEDGVIFCSISEALQEYPELVQKYLGSVVPVADNFFAALNSAVFSDGSFVFIPRGVTCPMELSTYFRINDGDTGQFERTLIVAEEGASVSYLEGCTAPMFDTNQLHAAVVELVALDNADIKYSTVQNWFAGDEDGKGGIYNFVTKRGLCKGVNSKISWTQVETGSAITWKYPSCVLVGDNSVGEFYSIALTNNKQQADTGTKMIHVGKNTRSTIISKGISAGDSKGSYRGLVKIGNKAAGARNYSQCDSMLIGDNAEANTFPYIQVDNNTAKLEHEASTAKIGEEQLFYFAQRGISEEDAVSMLVSGFCKDVLNELPMEFAAEADKLLSLKLEGTVG; from the coding sequence ATGAGTGCCAACGTTAAAACTTTAGTTAATCAACCCTACAAATATGGTTTCGTTACCGATATTGAGACTGATACCATCCCTCGTGGTCTAAGCGAAGACGTCATTCGCCTCATTTCAGCCAAGAAAAACGAGCCAGAATTTATGCTAGAGTTTCGCCTTAAAGCCTATCGTCAGTGGCTTAAGATGAGCGAACCTGATTGGCCTCATGTTGAATATCCAGCGATCGATTATCAAGACATTGTTTATTACTCTGCGCCGAAGAAAAAACAAGAGAAGTTGGGTAGTTTAGATGATGTAGATCCTGCTTTATTAGAGACTTTTGACAAATTAGGTATTCCTCTTTCCGAACAAAAAAGATTGGGGAATGTGGCAGTAGATGCCATCTTTGATAGTGTTTCGATTGGTACCACTTTCAAAGAGAAGTTAGCAGAAGATGGAGTGATTTTTTGCTCAATTTCTGAAGCTTTACAAGAATATCCTGAACTAGTACAAAAATATTTAGGGAGCGTTGTTCCTGTAGCGGATAATTTTTTTGCAGCTTTAAATTCAGCGGTATTTAGTGACGGTTCTTTTGTTTTTATTCCCAGAGGTGTCACCTGTCCCATGGAGCTATCAACTTACTTCCGGATTAACGATGGCGATACTGGACAGTTTGAGCGAACTCTCATAGTTGCCGAAGAGGGTGCGTCTGTTAGCTATCTTGAAGGCTGTACTGCACCTATGTTTGATACCAATCAACTTCACGCTGCGGTAGTCGAATTAGTGGCATTAGATAATGCTGATATCAAGTATTCTACTGTGCAAAATTGGTTTGCCGGAGACGAAGACGGCAAAGGTGGTATTTATAACTTTGTTACCAAACGTGGTTTGTGTAAAGGAGTTAATTCTAAAATCTCTTGGACACAAGTAGAAACAGGTTCTGCGATTACCTGGAAGTATCCCAGTTGTGTCTTAGTAGGAGACAATTCCGTGGGTGAATTTTATTCCATTGCCTTAACTAACAATAAGCAACAGGCTGATACAGGGACAAAAATGATCCATGTGGGCAAAAATACTCGCAGCACGATTATTTCTAAAGGTATCTCCGCTGGTGATTCTAAGGGTAGTTATCGGGGCTTAGTCAAAATTGGTAACAAAGCCGCTGGTGCGCGCAACTATTCCCAGTGTGATTCTATGCTAATTGGCGATAATGCTGAGGCGAATACTTTTCCTTATATCCAGGTAGATAATAATACTGCCAAATTAGAACATGAAGCCTCCACTGCCAAAATCGGCGAAGAACAGCTATTTTACTTTGCACAACGAGGTATTTCTGAAGAAGATGCTGTTTCCATGTTAGTTAGTGGTTTTTGTAAAGATGTTCTTAATGAATTACCGATGGAATTTGCCGCCGAAGCAGATAAATTATTAAGCCTAAAATTAGAAGGAACAGTCGGATAA
- the sufR gene encoding iron-sulfur cluster biosynthesis transcriptional regulator SufR has protein sequence MTTTGLPSTKQNILQYLLKQGQATAQQLAQDLEISAQAIRRHLNELDADGLIEYQSVQQGMGRPQHLYYLSPQGRDRLSPHKYGDFAVSFLDTLAETAGEEQVSKVLEKQWQRKAAEYRDRLGKGTLKQRMAKLVQLRKDEGYMAELHQVSPKNKQQFILVEHNCAISEVAESYPSICGHELEMFAAVLPDCIVTRTQWINDGEHRCGYSIEVK, from the coding sequence ATGACAACCACTGGTTTACCGTCTACCAAACAAAATATCCTGCAATATTTGCTCAAGCAGGGTCAAGCAACAGCCCAACAGCTAGCTCAAGACCTTGAGATTAGTGCGCAAGCAATTCGTCGCCATCTCAATGAATTGGATGCAGATGGATTAATTGAATACCAGTCCGTACAGCAGGGGATGGGTAGACCGCAGCATTTATACTATTTGAGTCCTCAAGGGCGCGATCGCCTTAGTCCGCATAAGTATGGTGATTTTGCGGTTTCTTTTTTAGATACTCTGGCGGAAACTGCGGGAGAGGAACAGGTTAGCAAGGTTTTAGAAAAACAATGGCAACGCAAAGCAGCCGAATATCGCGATCGCCTCGGTAAAGGAACTCTTAAACAGCGTATGGCTAAACTAGTTCAACTGAGAAAAGATGAAGGCTATATGGCGGAGTTGCATCAAGTATCACCCAAGAATAAGCAGCAGTTTATCTTGGTAGAACATAACTGTGCAATTTCTGAAGTTGCCGAGTCTTATCCCAGTATTTGTGGGCACGAATTGGAAATGTTTGCGGCTGTTTTACCAGACTGTATTGTGACCAGAACTCAGTGGATTAATGATGGAGAACATCGATGTGGGTACTCTATTGAGGTTAAGTAG
- a CDS encoding NUDIX hydrolase codes for MSVGNEPPEILEQKLSYKGRKFNYEVIKLRLPNGVAGEWECIRHPGGALAVPVTSDGKFILVKQYRFTVNGRLLEFPAGTVEANESPFATIKREIEEETGYRANKWQDMGKFILAPGYSDEYIYAFLAQDLEKLEEPPQQDDDEDIEVVLMTEEELEAAILAGEPIDGKSIASFYMARAYLKRE; via the coding sequence ATGTCTGTAGGCAATGAACCCCCAGAGATTCTAGAGCAAAAACTTTCATATAAAGGGCGTAAGTTTAACTATGAAGTAATCAAACTCCGTCTACCCAATGGTGTCGCGGGAGAATGGGAGTGTATTCGCCATCCAGGAGGAGCCTTAGCTGTTCCTGTAACTTCAGACGGTAAATTTATTTTAGTTAAACAATACCGCTTTACTGTTAATGGGCGGCTCTTAGAATTTCCTGCGGGAACTGTAGAAGCAAATGAATCACCTTTTGCCACCATCAAACGTGAAATAGAGGAAGAAACAGGTTATCGAGCTAATAAATGGCAGGATATGGGCAAATTTATCCTGGCACCTGGATATTCTGATGAATATATCTATGCTTTCTTAGCACAAGACTTAGAAAAATTGGAGGAGCCGCCTCAACAAGACGACGATGAGGATATTGAAGTGGTCTTGATGACTGAGGAAGAATTAGAAGCCGCTATTCTTGCTGGTGAACCTATAGATGGGAAATCGATCGCCAGTTTTTATATGGCACGAGCTTATCTCAAGAGGGAATAA
- a CDS encoding translation initiation factor yields the protein MAAKRKRIAYQEFGNIDNSEALARGVPDLPPQQQDIRIQATRSGRKGKTVTVLTGFQHKPETLAKLLKKLKSQCGSGGTVKDQNLEIQGDHKQKLLETLTKLGYKAKISGG from the coding sequence ATGGCTGCTAAACGTAAACGTATTGCTTATCAGGAATTTGGTAATATTGACAACTCCGAGGCGTTAGCAAGAGGAGTACCAGATTTACCACCCCAACAACAAGATATTCGGATACAGGCAACGCGATCGGGACGTAAAGGTAAAACGGTTACTGTTCTCACAGGATTCCAGCATAAACCTGAAACTCTAGCTAAATTACTGAAAAAACTCAAAAGTCAGTGTGGCAGTGGCGGTACCGTTAAAGATCAGAATTTGGAAATTCAGGGAGATCACAAGCAAAAGTTACTAGAAACTCTAACTAAACTGGGTTATAAAGCAAAAATAAGCGGTGGCTAA